The genomic DNA ACCATAAGCAATGGAAATAATAAAACGAAACAACTCAACATAAATCCAACTCAAGCAGGACTGACTACCAAGACCTTTAAGTGACAAACATTCTCTATCTACTAACCTGGagaatcaaaaaaaaataatgggTAGTGAGTATAAAATACTCAGTGGGTATAATAAAATAATGAATGAATAATATACTGTACATGCAATCTCAGATGAAGTACTTAATATAACAGTAAGAGAGTCAATATGAGCAACCACTAATGAAGTATAACTAACTACATACTCATCTACTAACATGTTCCACCAAGTAAGACTGATAACTCAGGAGTACATGCAAGTAATAGAAATCAGTCATCATACATGGGAGCAACTGCACTACCTCAAGCAATGCGAATGAGTAAGACATCCAGCTAGAAATTGTGGGAGAAACGCTCTACCACGAATGGTCTCGTGGGCAGTTCCAAATGTCAATGTCCCTGTCTGCGGGAGAAACGCTCTATCATGAATGATCTCGTGGGAAGACAAGTAGTAGTTATCTAGCTATGGACTGTAGGAGAAATGCTCTACTACGGATAGATCATGTGGGAAGTCCAAATATATAAGTGGTCACTGTCCGCGGGAGAAATACTCTACCACAGATGGTCCTGTGGGCAGACAGATGCATTATGATCGCTGACAACTCTCTTAACCATGAATAGGAGACAATGATTGATAGGATAAAGTAATGGTcgttgacgactctctcaaccataaaTGAGAGACAATGGTCAACATGATAAAATAATGGTCactgacaactctctcaaccacaaatcGGAGACAATGGTCGATAGGATAAACTAATGGTCACCGACGACTCTCTCCACTGATTTCATGGTATCATCACACATATAATAAACAACGGGGTTAAGATTAAGTAATTCTATAGATGTCAATCCGAAGGGAATAGCCTAGTGGGATACGCTATCCTTTCGTTAGGGAGTGATTTCCATCAAGTATAGGTCAGTATAATCTCACTAACATATATGCCCTCGCACCAGTATACAACTATACACTACAATAAAAATGCTGATAGACAACActttaaaagtgttgtctatgtgactgaaaaagcgttgttaaaagcactgttgttaaaagtctgctaaaagacaacactttaaaagtgttgtcgtttatagcaaagacaacgctttaaaagtgttgtcgtttatAGCAAAGACAACTcttttacaacgctttaaaagtgttgtcatTTTTTATAAAGACAACacataaaaagtgttgtcttttttagcaaagacaacgctttcaCAATGTataaaaaagtgttgtcttttttaGCAAAGGACAAGAGgttttaaactattatcttttaataccaaagacaaataaaaaataaatgaaaatgaatctacttcaatcaacaacatattattaaataaacaaccaagataaatataCAAAATATCATTCTTATACTTCTATAATAAACATAATTACTCGcatacaaagaaattttaattaggagaCACTCAAAACTACTCCTATCGATTACAActtattgcatgaacttaaaAGATCTTGATAGATGCTACTTATCCTCTTGACTTGAATGTTCTTTACTCATTGACTTTAACCATCTTCTCGCTTAAAGTCTTCTTGATAGTTCTTCGTCGAAGTACTTCTCAGTCACACCCCTGAGGTTCAGATGCAGTACCACATAACATATAGTTGCTGCTCCTGTAATCTTTACTAACATCCAAAATTTaatatttgttttaaaataaacaaGGGAAACATGTAAAAAACCTAAAAGTAGGGTAGTCTTTTGATGTCATCTTCGATCAGGTAAAGCAGCCTGAAATTTTGCATGAAACAAAACATTATTTTCATTTGTAGATGTTAGCAACATATGTGGGCAAATGCAAGAAAAAATTGACTTTAACCATCTTCTCGCTTAAAGTCTTCTTGATAGTTCTTTGTTGAAGTACTTCTCAGTCACACCCCTGAGGTTCAGATGCAGTACCACATAACATATAGTTGCTGCTCCTGTAATCTTTACTAACATCCAAAATTTaatatttgttttaaaataaacaaGGGAAACATGTAAAAAACCTAAAAGTAGGGTAGTCTTTTGATGTCATCTTCGATCAGGTAAAGCAGCCTGAAATTTTGCATGAAACAAAACATTATTTTCATTTGTAGATGTTAGCAACATATGTGGGCaaatgcaagaaaaaaaataacatactTTTGATTACTTTCTTCTTCAGTGAGCACACTCATGCTTTCTTGCATTTTTCCTATAAAAACTAGAACATTTCAGCACACTATGCATATTGTAGCATGTTAGGCATCAGTAGATAGAAGCTACATTTAGTATTGGAACCAAACCTGATGCACTCATCCAACTGGCATTCTTACGAGGCTAGGTTTTCAACTTCTGTCTGAAGAGATGAAAATATTAGGCAAACTTTGACGATCTTGTATATCAGTAAAAAAGTTAACAGCAACTTACTCGAAACATGAAGATTTAAAATGAGTTTATTTGATTCTGCTAAGAAAGCAATGATGAGTCATACCTGCAGTATTGGCATataatttttaacctctcctgtCATTGCATCATCTAAGCCCCTGTAATGCATCTAatgaaaatttcttcatattgaaataataaatattttgagCACAGAAAATAATAAGATTCATAGAAGAAAATATAATTTACGTCCAATGAATCTTGTTTTTGAGATTCTTTTCTATCAATCCTATCCCTTCAAGCACATTAGTGATGCCATAAATCTGCCTCTTTTATACCAACATGTAAAATTCTAATTATGTATAAAATAAGAAGAATTATTCAAATTAGACAACATTTACTTCACCTCAAGTGTTTCTACAACTTTATTCAAGTCAAGAGTGCCATCTTGTGCATGTTTAAGTAGATTGGTAAATTGTTTGGTCAAGAGTCCTAATGGTGAAGTTGGATGATGATGAAAAAGAATTCTCAGTGATATagaaaacttgatttttttttttttatgaaagtgAGATAAATCAATCACCTAAAGAGCTATCATAACGGCAAGTACCAACAAGAGAGAGCATTGCATGAAGGTGAACCTGTTGGAAACAAAATCTAATTAATGAGTTGAGACTtccaattgaaaaaaaatattattacagtTCACTGTTCAGAAAACCATCAACCTTTTAGCTAGTTACAGTTCTCTGTGTAGATGTGTATAATAATATACTTTTCAACTGGAAGATTAACATTGTTTTAGTATTGGAAGGATGACAATACACACCTACATTTGGCAAAGAGTCTTTGACAATACACACCTACAAGTTCTCAATGCATGAATTTAACTGCCACAGTTCGATGATGATAGTTCTAATGTTAATATAGAAAATAGCACATTGGTGAAAGATAAGTAACTGCTAGCATCAAAAATATCCAACATTTTAGCAAAGCAGCAAATGATAATTGGAGTAGGGAATTTGCGATCTCAGGCTTACTAACTCACAAGGTCCACAGATTAGCTAGGTAATTACGAGTCTAAATAACCTATGATGCTTTTACTTCAAGGATTCCAGAAACAAGCAATGTGCAGACAACATACCTGAAGAGCCAATATATGATCTTCAATTGTATCTTTTATAGTTATTCGTGACACCTTCACTGGATGGGTTTGTCCAATTCGATGCACTCGGTCAATGGCTTGCTCTTCAATAGTTGGATTCCACCAAAGATCAAGAAGAATCATATGACATGCAACAACCAAATTATGACTTTAGTTCTATTAAAAGTAAGGCAGAAAAAAAGTTTTGTGTATCAAAGATACTACGCAGCACATCCAAAATTGGGAATACAACGGATCCTAAAGATAGCATGAAAGCCGCCATAGAAATTTGTCCATCGCGATCAGCAGGCGGCAACACTCGCGAGTGGTAGACAACAGCGCACGCGAGGCTACAAGCGGTAGGTAGCAACACTCGCGAACCCACGAACGACAGAGCTCACATGGATGCGAGCTTTCGAGGCTGTGATGGCGTCGCTGGCGAGAAAATttcaggcaattggaaaatgaGATTAGGGTTCTCTCGGTGGTGGCACCAATGAGAATGATGGAACCATTTTCGATGGCGAGGAGGAAGGAGTCTTGCTGGGACTTGGAGAATGGGTGGATCTCATCGACAAAGAGGACAATGTGACGACCATGGGATCAGGTATGGTCGGCGCCGTCGATAGCCTCACGGAGCTCTCATACGCCAGAGGAAACAACGGAGAGGGTGATGAAGAAGGCGTATAGAGAGGCGGGTAGAGCAGAGGAGAGGGCACGAGCGATAGTGATCTTCCCAGATTCGTGCGAACCCTAGAGGAGATCCCGTCACAAAGTTGGAAGGAGAGGGTGTGAGATAGTTTCGTGTGAGAGGGGCTCGGGAGATAGGTGGATGCCGAGTGAAATCTAAGTTTTTTCTACTCTTTATTTGCTCCAACGGTTCATATCATCCCATATTTAGACGAGAACTTAATAatagataataatttttaaaaattattgttgttgacattaaaaaaatactaatagataacactttttaaaaatcattatctttGATCTAtaaaaatcaataatagacaacggtttttagaaaagcgttatctattaataagaaaataatgaaatagataaCGTTTTTCACTAAAagtgttgttaaaaaaaaatagacaacgttttttttttaaaaaaaaagcgttgtcgtttaagtgttgtagaatcccaattttcttgtagtgatattACATATAATATAAATGCATGAACATAAGCTTATGACTAAACTATGGTTTGCtaatatcatgcatatatataaaCACAATCATGAATAACAAACAAAATTGCATAGCTATCAAGAATAGGTCAACATATAAGGACAAACAATAAGTTATCAAACTCAAGAGCAATATAGAATAAATTTAAGGTAAGCGAGTAACTGCAACCTAATCAAAACATGACAGTAAACCATCATGCACTATAATCAAAGCTCTCAAGAAGACAAGTAGGATCTACCCACCTCAAATGTAGCTCATCCTAACTATTTTCAGATCTGATAATCTACCTCTGGCTTGTATCTACAAGTACAAGATACGAAGAAAAATCTAAGAGTCTATAAATCATTTAATCAACCTATTGATTATATTAATCCATTATTACCCAACTTTCGATCATCAaattaatttatctaaattaattataactacttaatcaattaaacttcATTAATTATTCAAACTCTATATTAATCCAATTAATcatttctactaattaattaattaacaaaatcaattaattagTCAATACCTTAATAACTaagtaaattaatcaaaattcatCAAAGCTAATTAATTCTTCAATTAATCAATacatcaaacttaattatttatcAAACCTAATTAGTGATAGATTCAATTGAATTTCATTGTCTCCCTAGGGCTATGGTACCACGATAGGACATCAAGTTATTACTCAGGCACCCGCGGTTCAATTCCCAGGTATGGTATATTTGTAGAAAATAGAGGTACAACCAAAGGATGCTAGGTTTCTGGGCTGGTCGCCACGTGTGTTTCCCGATTTACTCTGGTGGTCGATAAAAAACTTTCATGAAGCTGAACCGATCATCCCAAAAataatcaactaactgaaattatcatttttttaatcatATAACTCTAATTCCATTATCATGATAACCTAACAACAGTTGACAGTTAATCCACCTTAGTTAATTACTATAATCAAATTCTCTTTATATGgcaaaaaggcgattcgctcgcccccagcgcccccgtcaacccgtccctagaccaacacggaggaggtaaatcacgggtggctactagccattagtacaaaTGGTCAAGACATGGAGGAGGTTATACTCGATCacgtcgagtttcgaccccaataATCAAATTTTCTTTAGCTAACAGCCTAACAGGATTTACTCGATTGAATAACaaaaatcaattaattcattaCCCTATATCtggcctcttcttcttcttctctagcggCGGGCAGAGGGAAAGGGAAGGCAACGGATATGCGTCATCGTCGAGAGGGGTGCTGGGCTCGAGACGACGAGGTCAAGCCGGCCGACAACTGCGGTAGGATGCTTGGGCACTCGCGAGGAGTTGCAGCATCAGAGGTTGCGATCGGTCACAACTTCCAGCTGCGGCAGTGGTGGAGGCGCTGGTAACTACTGGGAAATGACGAAGGAGCAGCGCTGGCATTGGCTTTCTTGCGTCGACGGGGGAGCATCGCCAGTAGTTGGGCAGCGCCGATCCTCCTCATGCGGCAGAACAGCACCGTCGTGCGCCTGGTGAAGGAGAGACACGGAGGGGAGAAGGCGCCAACGTCGGCCGATTGCGTGGGCAGGGGAGCAACTCCTACTGTCGGCGTGTAGTGACGTCGTCCATCGCACGACAGGTAGATGCGGCAAGGTGGCGCGTGGGTGTGCCGTTGTGAGCTTGGGCTAAAGAAAGAGACGgaggaataaaaaaaataaacttagggggtgtttggttaaatgatgggaatgactatgggtatggaTTTAATAATAGGGTGAATGGGAAtaaaaatggaaatgaaacccatcaagttatatgggtttggttgattcccataaatatggtaatcattcccaaaatgtgattcccaaacccacaatccaaatattatcttttactatcattccattccttcATTCCtaaactcatcaaccaaacatCCCCTCatgtttaagattaaaacttAAATGAATGTTATTTTCTCTTTATGTATATGTATTGTTATATctcaataaatattataaaaaaaaactaaaattctaaattcatctatagtaataaaattaattctttattaatattatcattcatatataattttattagaaattttaatcatattatatatatatatatatatatatatatatatatatatatatatatatatatatatatatatatatatatatatatatatatatatatatatatatatataactaaaatGATTAAATAATTTGTATATATATACGATAGAATACTTTAAAATGTTTcgtttgtaatttaatttttttttccttttaatgcTTAAACATGCACATTTTTTAAAGtttcattaatttttattttcatttcaaGTTAAATTTGCTCAGATATATAATAATATAGATAGCATATTAGAATTGTACTTTAGAGAGATAAAAAGACTATCACTTCTCACTTCCCGTGTCGAATTCATAAGTGGATGCTCCCCTTCATCGTCTCTCTCTTTCGAAGAGCTTTCGTTATCTTCAAGTAGGTGGTTGGCCGTTAGTACTCGTTCGGCGTATTCCTCGATCTCAAACTCTTCTGAAAATGAGTTTCTTGACCtttgttcttatttttttttcatgtcttTTAATTTTGGACAGTTATCTTTGATATTTTCTTCCTTATCGTAATTATAGTAcctaacttttctttttcttcataaaagtTTCACTACAACAAATTTAACTCTCCACATCTAGTTATCAACAACATACATTTATAGcgccgttaataatagttttCATAGTGTGGAAATAAATAGCTAAgttttattaaatataataacaaa from Zingiber officinale cultivar Zhangliang chromosome 4A, Zo_v1.1, whole genome shotgun sequence includes the following:
- the LOC121970453 gene encoding helicase-like transcription factor CHR28: MILLDLWWNPTIEEQAIDRVHRIGQTHPVKVSRITIKDTIEDHILALQMHYRGLDDAMTGEVKNYMPILQTEVENLAS